From a single Oreochromis niloticus isolate F11D_XX linkage group LG3, O_niloticus_UMD_NMBU, whole genome shotgun sequence genomic region:
- the trip6 gene encoding thyroid receptor-interacting protein 6 isoform X1 gives MSGPTWLPPRTLDSPERAAPQMSHSAGGAIYRAPMKKGTPDFRPKYGSHDQNGGGGGGGGMANRYMATGPTGGPMHHSSGDHYYPSPHGPKEDRSWSPHMDSYEMMHRGPEKPANYHSKIDAEIDSLTSMLADLDSHPQDSSTQLYDNVPYNKYLSADHYKPAHQSAAPPQGRPSMSYNPHPQSQYHPAPPYPNEHQTPQYSTSHQQDYYTTSTPKPYPQPVPASYTTASTPTGPRFSVQVKTAQPVTYSQTGRQAEQAYTPPPPRQHVSRPLPQTQTAPQGWYPPHPGSQVQEMHSEGGYKGNGSGFGGRVNQLPVSKRAMENNQSGSGAAQGPGYQSSKQGAATTRPEEELDRLTKKLVYDMNHPPAEDYFGRCARCGDNVVGDGSGCIAMEQVFHVECFTCITCHARLRGQPFYALDKKSYCESCYISTLERCSKCSKPILDRILRAMGKAYHPRCFTCVICNCCLDGVPFTVDATSQIHCIEDFHRKYAPRCSVCGEPIMPEPGQEETVRIVALDRSFHVNCYICEECGLLLSSEGDGRGCYPLDGHILCKSCSARRIQDLSAKISTDC, from the exons ATGTCCGGTCCCACCTGGCTGCCACCGAGGACTCTGGACAGCCCAGAGCGAGCCGCCCCCCAGATGTCCCACTCTGCTGGTGGAGCAATCTATCGAGCCCCTATGAAGAAGGGCACGCCCGATTTCAGACCAAAATATGGTTCTCACGATCagaatggaggaggaggaggaggaggagggatggCCAACAGGTACATGGCAACTGGGCCCACAG GTGGACCCATGCATCATTCATCTGGTGATCACTATTACCCTTCTCCGCACGGTCCTAAAGAAGACCGCAGTTGGAGCCCTCACATGGACAGCTATGAGATGATG CATCGTGGCCCAGAGAAGCCAGCAAACTATCACTCCAAAATCGATGCCGAAATTGACTCCCTCACCAGTATGTTGGCTGATCTGGACAGCCACCCGCAGGACTCCAGCACTCAA CTCTATGACAACGTGCCTTACAACAAATACCTCTCAGCGGATCACTACAAGCCTGCACACCAGAGCGCTGCCCCTCCTCAGGGTCGCCCATCCATGAGCtacaaccctcatccccagagcCAATACCACCCAGCACCTCCCTACCCCAATGAGCATCAGACACCTCAGTACTCCACCTCCCACCAGCAGGACTACTACACCACTTCTACCCCTAAACCTTACCCTCAGCCCGTCCCAGCCTCCTACACCACAGCGTCCACTCCTACGGGGCCCAGGTTCAGCGTCCAGGTCAAGACAGCGCAGCCAGTCACCTACTCTCAGACGGGGAGGCAGGCTGAACAGGCATACACTCCGCCTCCTCCTCGCCAGCACGTGTCACGACCCCTGCCCCAGACTCAAACCGCTCCCCAGGGCTGGTACCCTCCACATCCCGGCTCACAGGTTCAGGAGATGCACTCTGAGGGGGGGTATAAGGGGAACGGCTCAGGGTTTGGAGGAAGAGTTAACCAGCTTCCAGTATCTAAGAGAGCGATGGAAAATAATCAGAGTGGGTCGGGAGCCGCACAGGGTCCAGGTTATCAGTCGAGCAAG cagggggcagcaacGACCAGGCCTGAGGAAGAGCTGGATCGGCTCACCAAGAAGCTGGTGTATGATATGAACCACCCGCCTGCTGAGGACTATTTTG GTCGCTGCGCCCGCTGCGGCGACAACGTGGTCGGCGATGGCAGCGGCTGCATCGCCATGGAGCAGGTTTTCCACGTGGAGTGTTTCACGTGTATCACCTGCCACGCACGTCTGCGAGGGCAACCCTTCTACGCTCTCGACAAGAAGAGTTACTGCGAGAGCTGTTACATC AGCACACTAGAGCGCTGCTCAAAGTGCTCCAAACCCATTCTGGACCGCATCCTGCGAGCCATGGGGAAAGCCTACCACCCTCGCTGCTTCACGTGTGTCATTTGTAACTGCTGTTTGGACGGCGTGCCCTTCACAGTGGACGCCACGTCTCAGATACACTGCATAGAGGACTTTCACAG GAAGTACGCGCCGCGCTGCTCGGTGTGTGGGGAGCCCATCATGCCCGAGCCGGGGCAGGAGGAGACCGTCAGGATTGTAGCCCTGGACCGCAGCTTCCATGttaattgttacatttgtgag GAATGTGGTCTCCTGCTGTCGTCTGAAGGCGACGGTCGAGGCTGTTACCCGCTGGACGGCCACATCCTGTGCAAGAGCTGCAGCGCACGCCGCATCCAGGACCTCTCGGCCAAAATCTCCACCGACTGCTAA
- the trip6 gene encoding thyroid receptor-interacting protein 6 isoform X2 produces the protein MSGPTWLPPRTLDSPERAAPQMSHSAGGAIYRAPMKKGTPDFRPKYGSHDQNGGGGGGGGMANRYMATGPTGGPMHHSSGDHYYPSPHGPKEDRSWSPHMDSYEMMHRGPEKPANYHSKIDAEIDSLTSMLADLDSHPQDSSTQLYDNVPYNKYLSADHYKPAHQSAAPPQGRPSMSYNPHPQSQYHPAPPYPNEHQTPQYSTSHQQDYYTTSTPKPYPQPVPASYTTASTPTGPRFSVQVKTAQPVTYSQTGRQAEQAYTPPPPRQHVSRPLPQTQTAPQGWYPPHPGSQVQEMHSEGGYKGNGSGFGGRVNQLPVSKRAMENNQSGSGAAQGPGYQSSKGAATTRPEEELDRLTKKLVYDMNHPPAEDYFGRCARCGDNVVGDGSGCIAMEQVFHVECFTCITCHARLRGQPFYALDKKSYCESCYISTLERCSKCSKPILDRILRAMGKAYHPRCFTCVICNCCLDGVPFTVDATSQIHCIEDFHRKYAPRCSVCGEPIMPEPGQEETVRIVALDRSFHVNCYICEECGLLLSSEGDGRGCYPLDGHILCKSCSARRIQDLSAKISTDC, from the exons ATGTCCGGTCCCACCTGGCTGCCACCGAGGACTCTGGACAGCCCAGAGCGAGCCGCCCCCCAGATGTCCCACTCTGCTGGTGGAGCAATCTATCGAGCCCCTATGAAGAAGGGCACGCCCGATTTCAGACCAAAATATGGTTCTCACGATCagaatggaggaggaggaggaggaggagggatggCCAACAGGTACATGGCAACTGGGCCCACAG GTGGACCCATGCATCATTCATCTGGTGATCACTATTACCCTTCTCCGCACGGTCCTAAAGAAGACCGCAGTTGGAGCCCTCACATGGACAGCTATGAGATGATG CATCGTGGCCCAGAGAAGCCAGCAAACTATCACTCCAAAATCGATGCCGAAATTGACTCCCTCACCAGTATGTTGGCTGATCTGGACAGCCACCCGCAGGACTCCAGCACTCAA CTCTATGACAACGTGCCTTACAACAAATACCTCTCAGCGGATCACTACAAGCCTGCACACCAGAGCGCTGCCCCTCCTCAGGGTCGCCCATCCATGAGCtacaaccctcatccccagagcCAATACCACCCAGCACCTCCCTACCCCAATGAGCATCAGACACCTCAGTACTCCACCTCCCACCAGCAGGACTACTACACCACTTCTACCCCTAAACCTTACCCTCAGCCCGTCCCAGCCTCCTACACCACAGCGTCCACTCCTACGGGGCCCAGGTTCAGCGTCCAGGTCAAGACAGCGCAGCCAGTCACCTACTCTCAGACGGGGAGGCAGGCTGAACAGGCATACACTCCGCCTCCTCCTCGCCAGCACGTGTCACGACCCCTGCCCCAGACTCAAACCGCTCCCCAGGGCTGGTACCCTCCACATCCCGGCTCACAGGTTCAGGAGATGCACTCTGAGGGGGGGTATAAGGGGAACGGCTCAGGGTTTGGAGGAAGAGTTAACCAGCTTCCAGTATCTAAGAGAGCGATGGAAAATAATCAGAGTGGGTCGGGAGCCGCACAGGGTCCAGGTTATCAGTCGAGCAAG ggggcagcaacGACCAGGCCTGAGGAAGAGCTGGATCGGCTCACCAAGAAGCTGGTGTATGATATGAACCACCCGCCTGCTGAGGACTATTTTG GTCGCTGCGCCCGCTGCGGCGACAACGTGGTCGGCGATGGCAGCGGCTGCATCGCCATGGAGCAGGTTTTCCACGTGGAGTGTTTCACGTGTATCACCTGCCACGCACGTCTGCGAGGGCAACCCTTCTACGCTCTCGACAAGAAGAGTTACTGCGAGAGCTGTTACATC AGCACACTAGAGCGCTGCTCAAAGTGCTCCAAACCCATTCTGGACCGCATCCTGCGAGCCATGGGGAAAGCCTACCACCCTCGCTGCTTCACGTGTGTCATTTGTAACTGCTGTTTGGACGGCGTGCCCTTCACAGTGGACGCCACGTCTCAGATACACTGCATAGAGGACTTTCACAG GAAGTACGCGCCGCGCTGCTCGGTGTGTGGGGAGCCCATCATGCCCGAGCCGGGGCAGGAGGAGACCGTCAGGATTGTAGCCCTGGACCGCAGCTTCCATGttaattgttacatttgtgag GAATGTGGTCTCCTGCTGTCGTCTGAAGGCGACGGTCGAGGCTGTTACCCGCTGGACGGCCACATCCTGTGCAAGAGCTGCAGCGCACGCCGCATCCAGGACCTCTCGGCCAAAATCTCCACCGACTGCTAA
- the sst5 gene encoding somatostatin-1 yields the protein MLRSQVLLVALGLSVLLVRVSTAPYSDMLTETLRADLTNDKDLTHWLLLKFMAELMAARGDETRRGREEVTRRHLSLSQRERKAGCRNFFWKTFTSC from the exons ATGCTTCGCTCTCAGGTGCTTCTCGTGGCTCTGGGTTTGTCTGTGCTGCTGGTGCGGGTGAGCACGGCTCCATACAGCGACAtgctgacagaaacactgagagcaGACCTCACAAATGACAAG GATCTGACTCACTGGCTCTTGCTGAAGTTCATGGCTGAACTGATGGCGGCGAGAGGAGACGAGACGCGGCGAGGCAGGGAGGAGGTGACGAGGCGACACCTCTCTCTGTCCCAAAGAGAGCGCAAAGCAGGCTGTCGCAACTTCTTCTGGAAGACTTTCACCTCCTGTTAA
- the LOC109199228 gene encoding rho guanine nucleotide exchange factor 15, whose translation MDHPGRRPGTGTGNGFGTGNGGPRGSPVPTPTQSTLWQELPNVRDSGVLENLSSDQCKYQESMFEVLTSEISYLRSLHVLTEHFMESRELEETMIIRDRKTLFSNILKIREVSERFLKDLDERIFQNVVFSDICDIINYHAKHNFPAYIDYVRNQIYQEKIFTELMKSNLQFSAVITRLQESPQCQRLPFMSFLLLPFQRITRIKMLIENILKRTKEGTKEEETASKALASVSKIIDICNTEVGKMKQMEELIHISTTLEFDKLKAIPIISQTRYLEKRESSRKCPKERLSST comes from the exons ATGGACCACCCCGGTCGTCGACCTGGGACTGGAACCGGAAACGGGTTCGGGACTGGTAATGGAGGACCGAGGGGCAGCCCGGTGCCCACACCGACTCAGAGCACTCTGTGGCAGGAACTCCCAAATGTGCGGGACAGCGGGGTGCTGGAGAATCTCAGCTCTGACCAGTGCAAGTACCAGGAG AGTATGTTTGAGGTCCTGACATCAGAGATCTCTTACTTGCGATCTCTTCATGTTCTGACCGAACACTTCATGGAGAGCCGGGAGCTGGAAGAGACAATGATCATCAGAGACAGGAAGACGCTCTTCTCCAACATCCTGAAGATCCGTGAGGTCAGCGAGAG ATTCTTGAAAGACTTGGACGAACGCATATTTCAGAACGTGGTGTTCTCTGACATTTGTGATATAATCAACTACCACGCCAAGCACAACTTCCCCGCCTACATCGACTACGTACGCAACCAGATCTACCAGGAAAAGATATTCACTGAGCTCAT GAAGAGCAATCTGCAGTTCAGTGCAGTCATCACTCGTCTCCAAGAGTCGCCTCAGTGCCAGCGGCTGCCCTTCATGTCTTTCTTGCTACTGCCCTTCCAGCGAATAACACGCATCAAAATGCTCATTGAG AACATCCTGAAGAGAACAAAAGAGGGGACGAAAGAGGAGGAGACAGCCTCAAAGGCTTTGGCCTCTGTGTCCAAG ATCATTGAcatttgtaacacagaggtGGGAAAGATGAAACAGATGGAGGAGCTTATTCATATCTCTACGACACTGGAGTTTGACAAGCTCAAG GCCATCCCCATCATCTCCCAGACTCGATATCTGGAGAAAAGGGAGAGCTCCAGGAAATGTCCAAAGGAGCGACTCTCTTCAACATGA